One window of the Acetomicrobium sp. S15 = DSM 107314 genome contains the following:
- a CDS encoding prepilin peptidase, with amino-acid sequence MLFVALNAILGAAMGSFLNVVAERSVSGQRWWGAERSRCNACGKVLSAWELVPIASFLLQKGRCRGCDAFLGWRYLFVELIGAIFGGFSSWRFGVSWAWITALLSGYGLLLSSLTDIYGGYVYDSFVVAMGFLGIAFRVINGLDAAVDGLFGAALGGGVMGAIIVASRGKMGYGDATLSAGLGALLGWKMAALALYFGFLTGGGVALVLLALKKVGRKDPLPFVPFLAMGGVLALIFGPQLIVKLGYFPGWPWG; translated from the coding sequence ATGCTCTTTGTAGCGTTAAACGCGATCTTGGGTGCCGCTATGGGGTCGTTTCTAAACGTGGTGGCCGAAAGGAGCGTTTCCGGTCAGCGGTGGTGGGGGGCTGAACGCTCACGTTGCAATGCCTGTGGCAAGGTTCTCTCTGCGTGGGAACTCGTGCCCATAGCTTCCTTTTTGTTGCAAAAGGGACGGTGCAGAGGGTGTGATGCTTTCTTGGGCTGGCGCTATCTTTTTGTGGAACTCATAGGTGCAATCTTTGGCGGTTTTTCGTCCTGGCGTTTCGGTGTGTCTTGGGCTTGGATTACCGCGCTACTTTCCGGTTATGGGCTGCTTTTGTCCTCTCTCACCGATATTTACGGCGGCTATGTCTATGACAGCTTTGTCGTCGCCATGGGATTTTTGGGCATCGCCTTCAGGGTTATAAACGGCCTCGATGCCGCAGTTGATGGTCTTTTTGGTGCTGCGCTCGGTGGGGGCGTCATGGGGGCTATTATAGTGGCGAGCCGCGGCAAAATGGGATATGGCGACGCTACGCTGTCTGCCGGGCTCGGTGCACTGTTGGGTTGGAAAATGGCGGCTTTAGCACTGTATTTTGGTTTTTTGACGGGCGGAGGCGTAGCCCTGGTATTGCTTGCCCTTAAAAAAGTGGGGAGGAAGGACCCCCTCCCTTTTGTGCCTTTTTTGGCGATGGGAGGGGTGTTGGCGCTCATCTTTGGCCCTCAGCTCATCGTCAAGTTGGGCTATTTTCCCGGTTGGCCGTGGGGATAA
- a CDS encoding universal stress protein, which produces MTTRKMLTAVDLSEISEPLVIYSHSIAHRLDIEVTYIHVLPHTAVWRGYEPWIPPEMDAQVWEVARKKMAYYVRKAEELFPNEPEHKHEIIIKEGYPADIIIQTAKEGNYGLIVVGYKGHSTLERILVGSTGAAVARHAPCSVLIYRPGYEII; this is translated from the coding sequence ATGACGACAAGAAAGATGCTGACCGCTGTCGATCTCAGCGAGATATCCGAACCTCTGGTGATTTACAGCCATTCCATAGCGCACAGATTGGACATCGAGGTAACCTATATCCATGTACTCCCCCATACGGCCGTCTGGCGCGGATATGAGCCATGGATCCCTCCCGAAATGGATGCCCAAGTGTGGGAAGTGGCGAGAAAGAAGATGGCCTACTACGTCCGCAAGGCCGAGGAGCTTTTCCCCAACGAGCCAGAGCATAAGCACGAAATAATAATCAAAGAGGGTTATCCTGCTGACATCATCATTCAAACAGCTAAAGAAGGCAACTATGGCTTGATTGTGGTCGGCTATAAGGGGCACAGCACCTTGGAACGAATATTAGTTGGCAGCACCGGCGCAGCCGTCGCTCGCCATGCCCCTTGCTCCGTGCTCATATATCGCCCCGGGTACGAGATTATTTAA